The following coding sequences are from one Capsicum annuum cultivar UCD-10X-F1 chromosome 3, UCD10Xv1.1, whole genome shotgun sequence window:
- the LOC107862138 gene encoding uncharacterized protein LOC107862138 isoform X1, with product MELEVVDVTKKRLKYSVEDNETTVTDSDVAKAVEEETAVATLVSEQVELEIANILDKINRFTNLVSELLESGKSMLKEVSNEFEERMIVIHKEQMEKWQEEIKELRLLDTSNEEADRLLLNAKYIAQNIREESGAICPML from the exons ATGGAACTAGAAGTTGTTGATGTCACAAAAAAGCGCCTGAAATATTCT GTGGAGGATAATGAAACCACAGTGACCGATAGTGATGTTGCTAAGGCTGTAGAAGAAGAAACTGCAGTTGCCACATTGGTGTCAGAGCAGGTGGAGCTGGAGATTGCTAATATTCTTGACAAGATCAACCGTTTCACTAATCTG GTCTCTGAACTGCTGGAATCAGGGAAGTCCATGCTGAAGGAAGTGAGTAATGAGTTTGAAGAACGAATGATTGT AATACACAAGGAACAAATGGAAAAGTGGCAAGAAGAGATTAAGGAACTGCGCTTGCTTGACACTTCAAATGAGGAGGCTGATCGTCTTTTGCTGAATGCTAAATATATAGCTCAGAATATCCGGGAAGAATCCGGAGCTATTTGCCCTATGCTATAG
- the LOC107862139 gene encoding protein WHAT'S THIS FACTOR 1, chloroplastic isoform X1: protein MQMMLLTPPVKIQQLQSNKCNIFPLHSDFLPGKSRRDKTFTKFTNKRTTTSITCSHKLVRDRKLDNHVVKNNNIRFVQKLKTLLLSKPKHFMPISVLSKCRSYLTLSKPCSILSMIHRYPTIFELFTIPTPPTPFNATKPLSQLCVRLTPAAAALFRKELELKSAASVFLAAKLQKLLMLTTHHRVLLSKLVHIAPDLGLPVNFRSRLCNEYPDKFRIVDTSYGRSLDLVSCDLTLANALPSREVDHVSLGLIVDRPLKFKHLKLRRGLNLKRRHEEYLIKFKELPYVCPYKTKVNGFYKESTNAEKRACAVVREVLGMMVEKRTLVDHLTHFRKEFGLPNRLRAMLIRHPELFYVSRKGQRDTVFLVEGYSDGGKLLEKDEMLVVKDQLMKLIWKGKQIRREKRNAFAKGDVNEYFNDEEVEDNDDYFEHSDGLDKLFELGDGNDTDDDDDGDFGFEDGSDCDESTKLWAIQDETQFWNSSVQIDTCRDSPPW, encoded by the coding sequence ATGCAAATGATGCTTCTCACTCCACCAGTTAAAATCCAACAACTCCAAAGCAATAAGTGCAACATTTTCCCTCTCCACTCAGACTTCTTACCTGGTAAAAGCAGAAGAGACAAAACATTCACTAAATTCACCAATAAACGAACCACTACCTCTATTACTTGCTCTCACAAATTGGTTCGAGATCGGAAGTTGGACAATCATGTTGTGAAGAACAACAATATTAGGTTTGTACAGAAGCTTAAAACTCTGCTACTTTCTAAACCAAAGCATTTCATGCCAATCAGTGTTCTCTCAAAATGTCGCAGCTATTTGACCCTTTCTAAACCTTGCTCTATTCTTTCAATGATTCATCGTTATCCAACAATCTTTGAGCTCTTCACTATACCAACACCGCCGACACCGTTCAACGCTACGAAACCACTTTCTCAGCTGTGTGTTCGACTCACTCCGGCTGCTGCTGCCCTGTTTCGTAAAGAATTGGAACTGAAATCTGCCGCTTCAGTTTTCTTGGCTGCTAAGTTACAGAAGCTTCTAATGCTTACGACACATCATAGGGTATTGCTCTCCAAGCTAGTTCACATTGCCCCTGATCTTGGTTTGCCTGTTAATTTCCGATCTCGCCTTTGCAATGAGTACCCTGATAAGTTTCGTATTGTGGACACTTCTTACGGTCGTTCTCTTGATCTTGTTTCTTGTGATCTAACTCTAGCTAATGCTTTACCATCTCGTGAAGTTGACCATGTTTCACTTGGATTGATTGTAGATAGGCCATTAAAGTTCAAGCATTTAAAACTTCGAAGGGGGCTTAATTTGAAGAGACGGCATGAGGAGTACCTTATAAAGTTCAAAGAACTACCGTATGTGTGTCCTTATAAGACAAAAGTGAATGGTTTCTATAAAGAGTCAACTAATGCCGAGAAGAGGGCTTGTGCTGTGGTGAGAGAAGTTTTGGGGATGATGGTTGAGAAGAGGACTTTGGTTGATCACTTGACACATTTTAGAAAGGAGTTTGGCCTGCCAAACAGATTAAGAGCTATGCTAATAAGGCACCCTGAGTTGTTCTATGTGAGTAGGAAGGGACAGAGAGACACCGTCTTTCTGGTAGAAGGCTATAGTGATGGaggcaaacttttggagaaggatgAAATGCTAGTCGTGAAAGACCAGCTGATGAAGCTTATTTGGAAGGGGAAGCAAATTAGAAGAGAAAAAAGGAACGCTTTTGCCAAAGGCGATGTGAATGAGTATTTCAATGATGAGGAAGTTGAAGACAACGACGACTACTTTGAACACTCTGATGGTTTAGATAAATTGTTTGAACTTGGAGATGGGAATGacaccgatgatgatgatgatggagatTTTGGATTTGAGGATGGCTCCGACTGTGATGAAAGCACCAAATTATGGGCTATTCAAGACGAAACACAGTTCTGGAATAGTTCTGTGCAAATTGATACCTGTCGAGATTCACCACCTTGGTAG
- the LOC107862139 gene encoding protein WHAT'S THIS FACTOR 1, chloroplastic isoform X2, whose translation MQMMLLTPPVKIQQLQSNKCNIFPLHSDFLPGKSRRDKTFTKFTNKRTTTSITCSHKLVRDRKLDNHVVKNNNIRFVQKLKTLLLSKPKHFMPISVLSKCRSYLTLSKPCSILSMIHRYPTIFELFTIPTPPTPFNATKPLSQLCVRLTPAAAALFRKELELKSAASVFLAAKLQKLLMLTTHHRVLLSKLVHIAPDLGLPVNFRSRLCNEYPDKFRIVDTSYDRPLKFKHLKLRRGLNLKRRHEEYLIKFKELPYVCPYKTKVNGFYKESTNAEKRACAVVREVLGMMVEKRTLVDHLTHFRKEFGLPNRLRAMLIRHPELFYVSRKGQRDTVFLVEGYSDGGKLLEKDEMLVVKDQLMKLIWKGKQIRREKRNAFAKGDVNEYFNDEEVEDNDDYFEHSDGLDKLFELGDGNDTDDDDDGDFGFEDGSDCDESTKLWAIQDETQFWNSSVQIDTCRDSPPW comes from the exons ATGCAAATGATGCTTCTCACTCCACCAGTTAAAATCCAACAACTCCAAAGCAATAAGTGCAACATTTTCCCTCTCCACTCAGACTTCTTACCTGGTAAAAGCAGAAGAGACAAAACATTCACTAAATTCACCAATAAACGAACCACTACCTCTATTACTTGCTCTCACAAATTGGTTCGAGATCGGAAGTTGGACAATCATGTTGTGAAGAACAACAATATTAGGTTTGTACAGAAGCTTAAAACTCTGCTACTTTCTAAACCAAAGCATTTCATGCCAATCAGTGTTCTCTCAAAATGTCGCAGCTATTTGACCCTTTCTAAACCTTGCTCTATTCTTTCAATGATTCATCGTTATCCAACAATCTTTGAGCTCTTCACTATACCAACACCGCCGACACCGTTCAACGCTACGAAACCACTTTCTCAGCTGTGTGTTCGACTCACTCCGGCTGCTGCTGCCCTGTTTCGTAAAGAATTGGAACTGAAATCTGCCGCTTCAGTTTTCTTGGCTGCTAAGTTACAGAAGCTTCTAATGCTTACGACACATCATAGGGTATTGCTCTCCAAGCTAGTTCACATTGCCCCTGATCTTGGTTTGCCTGTTAATTTCCGATCTCGCCTTTGCAATGAGTACCCTGATAAGTTTCGTATTGTGGACACTTCTTACG ATAGGCCATTAAAGTTCAAGCATTTAAAACTTCGAAGGGGGCTTAATTTGAAGAGACGGCATGAGGAGTACCTTATAAAGTTCAAAGAACTACCGTATGTGTGTCCTTATAAGACAAAAGTGAATGGTTTCTATAAAGAGTCAACTAATGCCGAGAAGAGGGCTTGTGCTGTGGTGAGAGAAGTTTTGGGGATGATGGTTGAGAAGAGGACTTTGGTTGATCACTTGACACATTTTAGAAAGGAGTTTGGCCTGCCAAACAGATTAAGAGCTATGCTAATAAGGCACCCTGAGTTGTTCTATGTGAGTAGGAAGGGACAGAGAGACACCGTCTTTCTGGTAGAAGGCTATAGTGATGGaggcaaacttttggagaaggatgAAATGCTAGTCGTGAAAGACCAGCTGATGAAGCTTATTTGGAAGGGGAAGCAAATTAGAAGAGAAAAAAGGAACGCTTTTGCCAAAGGCGATGTGAATGAGTATTTCAATGATGAGGAAGTTGAAGACAACGACGACTACTTTGAACACTCTGATGGTTTAGATAAATTGTTTGAACTTGGAGATGGGAATGacaccgatgatgatgatgatggagatTTTGGATTTGAGGATGGCTCCGACTGTGATGAAAGCACCAAATTATGGGCTATTCAAGACGAAACACAGTTCTGGAATAGTTCTGTGCAAATTGATACCTGTCGAGATTCACCACCTTGGTAG
- the LOC107862138 gene encoding uncharacterized protein LOC107862138 isoform X2 encodes MELEVVDVTKKRLKYSAVEEETAVATLVSEQVELEIANILDKINRFTNLVSELLESGKSMLKEVSNEFEERMIVIHKEQMEKWQEEIKELRLLDTSNEEADRLLLNAKYIAQNIREESGAICPML; translated from the exons ATGGAACTAGAAGTTGTTGATGTCACAAAAAAGCGCCTGAAATATTCT GCTGTAGAAGAAGAAACTGCAGTTGCCACATTGGTGTCAGAGCAGGTGGAGCTGGAGATTGCTAATATTCTTGACAAGATCAACCGTTTCACTAATCTG GTCTCTGAACTGCTGGAATCAGGGAAGTCCATGCTGAAGGAAGTGAGTAATGAGTTTGAAGAACGAATGATTGT AATACACAAGGAACAAATGGAAAAGTGGCAAGAAGAGATTAAGGAACTGCGCTTGCTTGACACTTCAAATGAGGAGGCTGATCGTCTTTTGCTGAATGCTAAATATATAGCTCAGAATATCCGGGAAGAATCCGGAGCTATTTGCCCTATGCTATAG